TTTAACCATTGGGTTGTTAATTATTTTTTCTATTTTTGTTCAGCATTAGTATAACCGCTGGTTAACTCAAGGCTGGACATCTCACGAGTCCTGTCCTCCGGACAGTTCCTCGGTCGACGTCCCGCCAGCAAAAGCCGCGCATCGTTCTACCTCCCAAAATAGATTAGACTCGTTTTGGCAAAGTTTAAATATGCAAACGCAAACAGCCGAAGTATAAAAATGGTATGAAAAAATGTTAAAATAAAAAAAATCCTTTTTAATATATTAAAACAAATTTATATTTGCTACGGTTTTGAAAAGTATAATAAATTTTATTATTGAGTTGCATTTGCTATTATAATGTTCACACAACATTTGCAGGCTAAGCAATGCGCATACTAATCATATAATTCAATAGGTATACTTTTTTAAATTAATCTTTAACTTGAATCACTGAAATTAATATAACTTTTAGTGATGATGGTAAGTATTTGCATTGAAAAAACAATTATAAAAGCAATATGAAAAAATTATTATTTTATTTTGTATTCATTTTAATCAGCACTAACATATTTGCACAGGACTTAAAGAGTATTGATTCTTCATTAAAGCATATTGACGAAAATCTGGGTAAGCTAAAAGAACAACTTATTAAAGAAGACCCCAAGCCTTATGCCGGACAATCAATATTTGAAGACAGGAAAGGGAATACTGCTATATTTCTACCCAGTGGTGGCACATTCAGGCTTAACACTGCCGATGCCAGTCTGAAATTTTTCTTCACAAACAGGATAAGCACTAATAAACTTTTTTATGGTTTTGATATAAGCGGAAAAACTTATGATGGCATTGTTTCATTATTTGCCAACGGACATGTTTCGCCGGGAACAAAAGTGAATGCAATTTTTGGCGTACAGGATTTATTTTCGAAATCAAAAAAATATAATGGTTGGATTGCGTTAAAAGTAGGGTATGAAGGCGCTTTATTTAAAATTTATAATCCCATGTTGAATTTTACCGACCAGGTTACAAAAACCACTTTCAACTCTTTACCGGTATCGATTGCTTTTAACCTAAGAGCAGGGCAAAATAAACTGTTTGGAATATCTGTAGGTTATCAGAAAATAAACAATTACGAATTCCTTGATGAAATTGAATTAACCGATTCCAAAACTGTTTTCGATTCACTATCGAATACCACGCGGACATATGTATATAAGGTAAAAGCACGAAGTGGTAATTACTATACTGCCGATCAGGTAGCAATTAACTACGATTTTTTGTGGATGCCTAACGGACTTTCGCGACTGGGTATTTACAATTATTGGAGAACAAAGTTTGTTAATGGTAAAATGACAAATGGGTTTGGCAGTGGATTGTATTTGCTTAAGAAAGATAACCCGTTATCGTCAATAGCAGGATTGGTGGTTGAAGTAACCGATGTAACAAAACTTAAAGAAGGATATGGAAAAAACTTTACCATAAGTTTTGTTGTACCTTATAATTTTGGTTTTGCAAAAAAAGATTTGAATTAAATAAAAACCAGTAATTAACAATATTTATAAACCAAAAAGAGTAAAAAATTAAAATTATGAAAAGACAAATTAAATTAGTTTTATTGGTACTTGCATTTTTTATGTTGCAGGTGTATCAATCAACAGCATGTACAAGAGTTGTGTATCGCGGACCAAATGGAATGATTATTACTGCCCGTTCGATGGACTGGAAAACCGAAACAAAAAGTAATATGTGGCTTTTCCCAAGAGGATTGCAGCGCGACGGTGTTACAGGTCCTAATACAGTAAAATGGGTTTCAAAATACGGAAGTGTTATTACATCTTTTGGTGATAATGGTTCAACTGATGGAATGAACGAAAAAGGATTAGTTGCTAATCTTTTGTGGTTGGCCGAATCGGTTTATCCGAAAATTGATTTAAGCAAACCTGGGATATCAATAGGTACATGGGTACAATATGTTTTAGATAACTTTGCAACAGTTAATGAAGCTGTAAATTTTTTATCAAAAGAAACCTTTGCTGTTTATTCAGATAAAATGCCTGGATCTGATTTAAATGCTACACTTCATATGGCAATTTCTGACACATTGGGAGATAATGCAATTTTTGAATATGTTAAAGGGAAACTGGTAATTCATCACGATACAGCTTACCAGGTTATGACCAATTCTCCGATATTCGAAAAACAATTAGCGTTAAATGAATACTGGAAAGAAATAGGAGGGACTACCATGTTGCCTGGCGCTAACAGGGCTGCTGATAGGTTTGTTAGAGCTTCATTTTATATAAATGCTATTCCTAAAACTGATAATACACGTATTGCTGTTGCAAGTGTATTCAGTGTTATAAGGAATTGCTCAGTGCCTTATGGAATTTCAACGCCATCACTACCAAATATTTCAAGTACAAGGTGGAGAACGGTTGCGGATCAGAAAAATAAAGTTTATTATTTTGAAAGCGCATTAACGCCAAATATTTTCTGGGTTAATCTTAAAGATGTTGATTTTTCTGAAAAAGCAAAAACGAAAAAACTTACTATTGCTAATGATGAAATTTATGCTGGTAATGCTGTTAAAGAATTTAAAGAAGCCGAACCATTTAAATTCATTGGGATTTAATTATACCAATGCAACTGTAAATGTTGCTAACAAAAGAGGCTGCCTTAAATTTAAGCAGCCTCTTTTGTTTTATTAGTTGTCTGTTCCCGCTTCAGTCTCAGTTTTTTTTACTTTCTGAATTTTCTTAGCTTTAATTATTTTAATTGAAAGTTCTTCTTTCTTCGAATCAAATCCTATGGAAATAGTTTCTCCATCAGCAATTTTTGTTTTAATTATTTCTTCAGCAAGTGGATCTTCAATATATTTCTGGATAGCACGTTTTAACGGACGAGCTCCAAATTGTTCATCCCATCCTTTTTCAAGAATAAAATCTTTTGCTTCAACGCTTACTTCAATTTCAAAGCCCATTTCCTGAATTCTCTTATAAAGTCCTGAAAGTTCAATGTCAATGATTTTGTGGATATCTTCACGTTTTAATGAATCAAACATTACAACATCATCGATACGGTTAAGGAATTCGGGAGCAAATGCTTTTTTTAATGCATTTTCTATTACACCGTGAGCATGGTCGGCTGCACGCATTTGTTTAGCAGAAGTTGAGAATCCTACACCTTGACCGAAATCTTTTAACTGACGTGAACCGATATTGGATGTCATGATGATAATTGTATTTTTAAAATCAACACGACGACCTAAGCTATCTGTAAGAATCCCATCATCGAGCACTTGTAATAACAAATGGAAAACATCAGGATGGGCTTTTTCTACTTCATCAAGAAGTACAACAGAATAAGGTTTCCTGCGAACTTTTTCAGTAAGCTGTCCGCCTTCTTCATAACCAACGTATCCCGGAGGAGCTCCTATAAGTCTTGATACTGCAAATTTTTCCATGTATTCACTCATGTCAATACGAATAAGTGCATCATCAGTATCAAACAAATATCTCGAAAGAACTTTAGCCAGGTGTGTTTTTCCAACTCCGGTAGGCCCAAGGAAAATAAATGTTCCTATTGGTTTGTTTGGATCTTTCAATCCTGCACGGTTTCTGCGTATACAACGCACCACTTTTTTTATTGCTTCATCTTGTCCAATTACTTTACTTTCAAGATCGCTTTCCATATTCAATAAGCGTTCACCTTCATTTTTAGCAATACGCTGAACGGGAACGCCTGTCATCATAGCAACAACTTCAGCAACATTTTCTTCACTAACAATTTCTCTGTTTATTTTTGCTTCTTCTTCCCAGCGTTTTTTCTCTTTTTCAAGTTCATCCTGGTGCTTGCGTTCCATATCCCTGAAACGTGCTGCTTCTTCAAACTTCTGGCTTTTTATAGCATTGGTTTTTCCTTCTCGAACTTCTTCGATTTTATTTTCAAGATTTAATATCTCGATAGGAACATGAATATTTGAGATATGAACACGAGAACCTGCTTCATCCATAGCATCAATTGCTTTATCAGGTAAACAACGATCGCTTATATAACGCTGAGTTAAAGTAACACATGCTTTGATGGCTTCATCAGAATAAATTACCAAATGGTGGTCTTCATATTTCGATTTAATATTATTTAGAATATCCACTGTTTCTTCAGGTGAAGTAGGGTCAACAAGAATTTTCTGGAATCTTCTTTCTAATGCTCCGTCTTTTTCAATATATTGACGGTATTCATCAAGAGTGGTTGCTCCAATGCACTGAATCTCGCCACGTGCAAGAGCCGGTTTGAACATATTTGAAGCATCGAGCGAACCGGAAGCGCCACCGGCTCCAACAATAGTATGAATTTCATCAATGAATAATATTACATCCTGGTTTTTTTCCAGTTCGTTTAAAACGGCTTTCATTCTTTCTTCAAATTGTCCGCGGTATTTTGTTCCGGCAACAAGTGAAGCGATATCAAGCGTAACTATTCTTTTGTTGAATAAAGCACGGGAAACTCTGCGCTGAACAATACGTAGTGCTAATCCTTCAGCTATTGCTGATTTACCAACACCCGGTTCTCCAATAAGAATAGGATTATTCTTTTTCCTGCGGCTTAATATCTGTGCTATACGTTCCAGTTCTTTTTCACGACCCACAACAGGATCGAGACGATTCTCTTCCGCAAGGCGTGTTAGATCTCGTCCAAAATTATCAAGAACAGGTGTTTTTGATTTTGATTCTCCCTGCTTTTTATTGAACGATCCGCCAAAACCTCCGCCTTTATCTTCCATATCGTCATCATCGGGGTTATTGCCATGAGAATAGTCATCTTTCATAGCAGAGGGTTTATTATCCTGAGCAGGGTTTTGTGATATTATCGACTGAAGCTCCGATTTCACGGCATCATAGTCTACACCTAGATTATTCAAATTTTTTGTTGCAATATTATCATCATCTTTTAAAATAGAGAGAAGCAGGTGTTCTGTCCCGATAAGGTCGCTTTTAAAAAGCTTTGCTTCAAGATATGTAATTTTTAAAATACGTTCAGCTTGTTTTACAAGAGGTATGTTTTCTATATTCCTGTTTTTACTATTTGTATTTTTCACAGATTGTTCAATACCTCTGCGTAATTCATTAGTATCAACGCCAAGATAATTCAGTATTTTTACTGCCATTCCTTCACCTTCGCGAATAATTCCTAATAATAGATGTTCAACGCCAATATAATCGTTTTGTAATCTCAACGCTTCTTCTCTGCTGAATGAAATAACATCTTTTACTCTTTTTGAAAATTTTGCTTCCATAGTATCCTCATTTCTCCTTATAAACATGGGCATATTAACTTCAAATGTACTTACATTATTGTTACTACAACTTCTAACGAAAGAATATTTTTTCAACATTATAATGTTAGTATTAAAAATAACAACTAAAACTTGTCGGTTTTCTAAAAAATATTACCTTCGTGGAATATTTAAAAACCTAACAAAAATCGTGCATAGAGAATAATTAAGATAAAATGGCAGAAGGAGAAAAAATAGTACAGATTAACATTGAAGACCAAATGAAGTCGGCTTACATCGATTATTCGATGTCAGTCATTGTGTCACGTGCATTACCTGATGTAAGAGATGGTTTTAAGCCTGTTCACCGCAGGGTGCTTTTCGGAATGCTTGAACTTGGCAATTTGTCTAACAGACCTTATAAAAAGTCAGCCAGAATAGTAGGAGAAGTATTGGGTAAATACCATCCTCATGGCGATACTTCGGTATATGATGCGATGGTGCGAATGGCCCAGGAATGGTCATTGCGTTATCCGCTTGTAGATGGACAGGGAAACTTTGGATCCATTGATGGCGACAGTCCGGCTGCAATGCGTTACACTGAAGCAAGACTTAAGAAAATAGCAGAAGAAATGTTAGCTGACCTTGACAAGGAAACGGTTGATTTTACTCTAAATTTTGATGATACTCTGGAGGAACCTACCGTATTACCATCAAGGATTCCAAATCTTCTTATTAACGGTACTTCTGGAATTGCAGTAGGAATGGCAACGAATATGCCTCCTCATAACCTGGGTGAAGTAATTGATGGTACAATTGCATATATAGATAACCGCGATATCACAATTACTGAGCTGATGAAATTTATTAAAGCTCCTGATTTTCCTACAGGTGGCGTTATATATGGGTATGATGGCGTTATTGAAGCTTTTGAAACAGGTAGAGGGCGAATAGTTGTAAGAGGTGAAGCAAATATTGAAACACTTTCATCGGGAAGAGAACGCATTGTTGTAACTTCAATTCCTTACCAGGTAAATAAAGCCGAGATGATTAAAAAAACGGCTGACCTTATTAATGATAAAAAAATTGAAGGCATAGCAGATATAAGGGATGAATCTGATCGCAGTGGAATGCGCATTGTATACGACCTTAAGAAAGATGCCGTTTCCAATGTAGTTTTAAATAATCTTTATCAAAGTACCTCGCTTCAAAGCGCATTCAGCGTTAACAATGTTGCACTTGTTAAAGGTCGTCCGCAAACTTTAAATCTTAAACAGCTTATCCATTATTTTGTTGAACATCGTCATGATGTTGTAATCAGAAGAACAAAATATGAATTAAGAGAAGCAGAAAAAAGAGCTCATATACTGGAAGGCTTACTAATAGCACTCGATCATCTTGATGAAGTTATTGCTTTAATTCGTGCATCAAAAACTCCGGATGAGGCGAAAACAGGCCTTATGGAAAAATTCAACCTTTCGGAAATTCAATCAAAAGCCATTTTGGCAATGCGTCTGCAACAACTTACCGGACTTGAACGAGAAAAGCTTCAGCAGGAATATAATGATTTGATGGAGCTGATCAAGCGTCTGAAGTTGATCCTGGAAGATGATAATATGTGTATGCAGATAATAAAAGAGGAACTCATTGAAATAAAAGAAAAATATAACGATAAACCTCGTACAGAAATTATTCATGCTGCTTCCGATTTCAGAATAGAAGATACCATTGCTGATGACAGCGTGGTAATCACTATTTCGCATATGGGTTATATCAAGCGCACCATGCTTACCGAATACCGTGTGCAAAGCAGGGGAGGTAAAGGTTCCAAAGGAAGCGATATCCGTGATGAAGATTATATTGAACATGTATTTGTTGCAACAATGCATGAATATATGCTTTTCTTTACAGAAAAAGGGAAATGTTTCTGGCTCCGGGTATATGAAGTTCCTGAAGGAACCAAAGCATCCAAAGGAAGAGCGATTCAGAATGTAATAAATATTCCGCCTGATGACAAAGTAAAAGCATTTATCAATGTTAAAAGTCTTGATAAAGAAGAATACATCAATAATAATTTTATTATACTTTGTACTAAGAAAGGTACAATAAAGAAAACTTCACTTGAAGCATATTCTCGTCCAAGGTCAAGTGGAATAAATGCGATTAATATTAAGGAAGACGATCAGTTGCTCGAAGCAAAACTCACTAATGGTACCAATGAAGTATTGTTGGCTAATCTTTCAGGACGAGCAATACGATTTAATGAATCGAAAGTTCGCCCGATGGGAAGAAATGCTACCGGTGTAAGGGGAATTACACTTGCAGGAAAAGATGATGAAGTTATTGGAATGGTTTGTATCGAAAAGGATATTTATGATATTCTTGTTGTTTCTGAAAATGGTTATGGAAAACGTTCCAAACTTGAAGATTACAGAATAACAAACAGAGGCGGTAAAGGAGTAAAAACTCTAAATATCACAAATAAAACCGGAAAGCTGATTGCTTTAAAAGAAGTATTGGACACTGATCATTTAATGATAATCAACAAATCTGGTATTACGATACGTATGGAAGTGAAATCGCTTCGAGTTATGGGGCGTGCAACACAAGGAGTTCGTTTAATTAAAATGAATGATGACGACTCTATTGCTTCTGTAACACCAATTGAAGAGGAAAAACTGAATGGAAATGGAAATCCTGACAATGATTCAGAAATTTCAGATATTGACGATAATATGGAAAATGTTAATGTTGTTTCTGAAGACAACATGAATGAGAAAGATGAATAATTTTACGGAATA
The Bacteroidales bacterium genome window above contains:
- a CDS encoding linear amide C-N hydrolase translates to MKRQIKLVLLVLAFFMLQVYQSTACTRVVYRGPNGMIITARSMDWKTETKSNMWLFPRGLQRDGVTGPNTVKWVSKYGSVITSFGDNGSTDGMNEKGLVANLLWLAESVYPKIDLSKPGISIGTWVQYVLDNFATVNEAVNFLSKETFAVYSDKMPGSDLNATLHMAISDTLGDNAIFEYVKGKLVIHHDTAYQVMTNSPIFEKQLALNEYWKEIGGTTMLPGANRAADRFVRASFYINAIPKTDNTRIAVASVFSVIRNCSVPYGISTPSLPNISSTRWRTVADQKNKVYYFESALTPNIFWVNLKDVDFSEKAKTKKLTIANDEIYAGNAVKEFKEAEPFKFIGI
- a CDS encoding ATP-dependent Clp protease ATP-binding subunit, which translates into the protein MEAKFSKRVKDVISFSREEALRLQNDYIGVEHLLLGIIREGEGMAVKILNYLGVDTNELRRGIEQSVKNTNSKNRNIENIPLVKQAERILKITYLEAKLFKSDLIGTEHLLLSILKDDDNIATKNLNNLGVDYDAVKSELQSIISQNPAQDNKPSAMKDDYSHGNNPDDDDMEDKGGGFGGSFNKKQGESKSKTPVLDNFGRDLTRLAEENRLDPVVGREKELERIAQILSRRKKNNPILIGEPGVGKSAIAEGLALRIVQRRVSRALFNKRIVTLDIASLVAGTKYRGQFEERMKAVLNELEKNQDVILFIDEIHTIVGAGGASGSLDASNMFKPALARGEIQCIGATTLDEYRQYIEKDGALERRFQKILVDPTSPEETVDILNNIKSKYEDHHLVIYSDEAIKACVTLTQRYISDRCLPDKAIDAMDEAGSRVHISNIHVPIEILNLENKIEEVREGKTNAIKSQKFEEAARFRDMERKHQDELEKEKKRWEEEAKINREIVSEENVAEVVAMMTGVPVQRIAKNEGERLLNMESDLESKVIGQDEAIKKVVRCIRRNRAGLKDPNKPIGTFIFLGPTGVGKTHLAKVLSRYLFDTDDALIRIDMSEYMEKFAVSRLIGAPPGYVGYEEGGQLTEKVRRKPYSVVLLDEVEKAHPDVFHLLLQVLDDGILTDSLGRRVDFKNTIIIMTSNIGSRQLKDFGQGVGFSTSAKQMRAADHAHGVIENALKKAFAPEFLNRIDDVVMFDSLKREDIHKIIDIELSGLYKRIQEMGFEIEVSVEAKDFILEKGWDEQFGARPLKRAIQKYIEDPLAEEIIKTKIADGETISIGFDSKKEELSIKIIKAKKIQKVKKTETEAGTDN
- the gyrA gene encoding DNA gyrase subunit A is translated as MAEGEKIVQINIEDQMKSAYIDYSMSVIVSRALPDVRDGFKPVHRRVLFGMLELGNLSNRPYKKSARIVGEVLGKYHPHGDTSVYDAMVRMAQEWSLRYPLVDGQGNFGSIDGDSPAAMRYTEARLKKIAEEMLADLDKETVDFTLNFDDTLEEPTVLPSRIPNLLINGTSGIAVGMATNMPPHNLGEVIDGTIAYIDNRDITITELMKFIKAPDFPTGGVIYGYDGVIEAFETGRGRIVVRGEANIETLSSGRERIVVTSIPYQVNKAEMIKKTADLINDKKIEGIADIRDESDRSGMRIVYDLKKDAVSNVVLNNLYQSTSLQSAFSVNNVALVKGRPQTLNLKQLIHYFVEHRHDVVIRRTKYELREAEKRAHILEGLLIALDHLDEVIALIRASKTPDEAKTGLMEKFNLSEIQSKAILAMRLQQLTGLEREKLQQEYNDLMELIKRLKLILEDDNMCMQIIKEELIEIKEKYNDKPRTEIIHAASDFRIEDTIADDSVVITISHMGYIKRTMLTEYRVQSRGGKGSKGSDIRDEDYIEHVFVATMHEYMLFFTEKGKCFWLRVYEVPEGTKASKGRAIQNVINIPPDDKVKAFINVKSLDKEEYINNNFIILCTKKGTIKKTSLEAYSRPRSSGINAINIKEDDQLLEAKLTNGTNEVLLANLSGRAIRFNESKVRPMGRNATGVRGITLAGKDDEVIGMVCIEKDIYDILVVSENGYGKRSKLEDYRITNRGGKGVKTLNITNKTGKLIALKEVLDTDHLMIINKSGITIRMEVKSLRVMGRATQGVRLIKMNDDDSIASVTPIEEEKLNGNGNPDNDSEISDIDDNMENVNVVSEDNMNEKDE